In the Panthera uncia isolate 11264 chromosome D2, Puncia_PCG_1.0, whole genome shotgun sequence genome, one interval contains:
- the IFIT3 gene encoding interferon-induced protein with tetratricopeptide repeats 3, whose translation MSEVNKNSLEKILPQLKCHFTWNLLKKDGISRDLEDRVCNQIEFVNAEFKATMYNFLAYIKHLNGHNEAALECLQQAEELVQREHSDQAEIRRLVTWGNYAWVYYHLGRLTDAQIYVDKVKQVCGKFSNPYSMECPELDCEEAWTLLKCGGKHNERAKVCFEKALEEKPNNPEFSSGLAIATYRLDNKPQKPFSVDDLKQALELNPDDQYVKVLLALKLQKMNEEAEGERLVLEAVENTPCPADVLRNAATFYKNKGDLDKAIELFLRASKSIPNNGYLYHQIACCYRAKVKQIQSAGESEAGKNGEKIEELKKHAIDYVIKAIEKGVDPLYAYSDVTDLLEREDCFQTAFSKELPNTGRLQPHQHYCDFEGHHGKSEDTSVQRDLEGVPTSTKPAEKGETKCPPQNIAGNQLPQNAPNSWYLQGLIHKLNGELLQAAECYEKELGYLLRNSPTGIGSFFLPSPELEQGSEEAGRGPHSPVLRAPPTLS comes from the coding sequence TGAGGTCAACAAGAATTCTCTGGAAAAAATCCTCCCACAGCTGAAATGCCATTTCACATggaacttacttaaaaaagatGGTATCTCGCGTGATCTAGAAGACAGAGTGTGTAACCAGATTGAATTCGTAAACGCTGAGTTCAAAGCTACAATGTACAACTTTTTGGCCTACATAAAACACTTAAATGGTCACAACGAGGCCGCCCTGGAGTGCCTACAGCAAGCTGAGGAGCTGGTCCAGCGAGAACACTCTGATCAAGCAGAAATCAGAAGGCTGGTCACCTGGGGAAACTATGCCTGGGTCTACTATCACCTGGGCAGACTCACAGATGCTCAGATCTATGTGGACAAGGTGAAACAAGTATGCGGGAAGTTTTCAAATCCATACAGTATGGAGTGCCCTGAGCTTGACTGTGAAGAAGCGTGGACACTGCTAAAGTGTGGAGGAAAGCACAATGAAAGGGCCAAGGTATGTTTCGAGAAGGCTCTGGAAGAGAAGCCCAACAACCCAGAATTCTCTTCTGGACTGGCCATCGCAACATACCGCCTGGATAATAAACCACAGAAGCCATTCTCTGTcgatgatctgaagcaggccctcgAGCTGAATCCCGACGATCAGTATGTCAAAGTACTCTTGGCCCTGAAATTGCAGAAGATGAATGAAGAAGCTGAAGGGGAGCGGTTGGTCCTAGAGGCCGTGGAGAACACTCCATGCCCAGCAGATGTCCTTCGCAATGCAgccacattttacaaaaataaaggtGATCTAGACAAAGCTATTGAACTGTTTCTAAGGGCATCGAAATCCATTCCAAACAATGGTTACCTGTATCACCAGATTGCATGCTGCTATAGGGCAAAAGTCAAACAGATTCAGAGTGCaggagaatctgaagctggcaAGAATGGAGAGAAGATTGAAGAACTAAAGAAACATGCTATTGACTATGTGATCAAAGCTATTGAGAAAGGAGTAGATCCACTGTATGCATATTCTGATGTCACCGACCTCCTGGAAAGAGAAGACTGTTTTCAGACAGCTTTCAGTAAGGAGCTCCCCAACACTGGGAGGCTACAACCCCACCAGCACTATTGCGACTTTGAGGGGCATCATGGGAAGTCTGAAGACACTTCTGTCCAACGTGATTTAGAGGGTGTGCCCACAAGCACAAAACCAGCTGAGAAGGGAGAGACGAAGTGCCCACCACAGAACATAGCTGGAAATCAGCTTCCACAAAATGCACCCAATTCTTGGTATCTCCAAGGATTAATCCACAAGCTGAACGGAGAGCTGCTTCAGGCAGCCGAATGTTATGAGAAGGAACTGGGCTACCTCTTAAGGAACAGCCCTACCGGCATAGGCAGCTTTTTCCTGCCGTCCCCTGAGCTTGAACAAGGCAGTGAGGAAGCAGGCCGGGGCCCACACAGCCCCGTTCTCAGAGCTCCCCCAACCCTGAGCTGA
- the IFIT1B gene encoding interferon-induced protein with tetratricopeptide repeats 1B: MSDKSNGNPIEDSLVQLRCHFTWELLVEDTEMPDLENRILDEIEFLDTKYNAGIHNLLAYVQHLKGQTQEALGSLKEAEDLIQQEHGDRSAVRSLVTWGNYAWLYHHMGRLAQAQTYLDRVANACEKFAAPSCYRLDCPQMDCEEGWALLKCGGKNYERAKACFEKALAAEPENPEFSTGYAITIYRLDGFNKATQVSDAFCLQPLKEAIRLNPEDAYIKALLALKLQDVGQEAEGEKYVEEALTNMSSQTYVFRYAAKFYRRKGALDKALQLLKRALRATPSSAFLHHQMGLCYKARMIQIKRAANWQPRGRDRDNVHRLVHLAICEIQKTLMLRPTFELAYVELAYMYAEIGQHTKAEDAFQKVLHMKNINDHLQQEIHYCYGHFQELHKISVDKAITHYLKGLKIRSISRTREKILSALEKLAKRHIHQNVRVVESFSILGLIHKLKGEVSEALVCYEKALRLAADSNTMV; the protein is encoded by the coding sequence TGACAAATCAAACGGGAATCCCATTGAAGATAGCCTGGTTCAGCTGAGATGCCACTTCACCTGGGAGCTGCTAGTTGAAGACACTGAGATGCCCGATTTAGAGAACAGGATCCTGGATGAGATTGAGTTCCTAGACACCAAATACAACGCGGGCATACACAACCTGCTGGCCTACGTCCAACACCTGAAAGGCCAGACTCAGGAGGCCCTGGGGAGCCTGAAGGAAGCCGAAGACCTGATCCAGCAGGAACACGGCGACCGATCGGCTGTGAGAAGCCTGGTCACCTGGGGCAACTACGCCTGGCTGTATCACCACATGGGCAGGCTGGCGCAGGCCCAGACTTACCTGGACAGGGTGGCGAACGCTTGTGAGAAGTTTGCAGCCCCCTCCTGCTACAGGCTGGACTGTCCTCAGATGGACTGTGAGGAAGGGTGGGCCTTGCTGAAGTGTGGAGGCAAGAACTACGAGCGGGCCAAGGCCTGCTTCGAAAAGGCTCTGGCAGCGGAGCCTGAGAACCCTGAATTCAGCACTGGGTATGCAATCACCATCTATCGGCTGGACGGCTTCAACAAAGCGACCCAGGTTAGCGACGCATTTTGTCTGCAGCCTCTAAAAGAGGCCATCAGGCTGAACCCAGAAGACGCGTACATTAAGGCTCTGCTCGCCCTGAAGCTTCAGGACGTGGGCCAAGAAGCCGAAGGAGAAAAGTACGTCGAAGAGGCACTGACCAACATGTCCTCGCAGACCTACGTCTTTCGATACGCGGCCAAGTTTTACCGCAGGAAAGGCGCTCTGGATAAAGCTCTTCAGCTCTTAAAGAGGGCCCTGCGGGCCACGCCCTCCTCCGCTTTCCTGCATCACCAGATGGGGCTTTGTTACAAGGCACGCATGATCCAAATCAAGAGAGCGGCAAACTGGCAGCCCAGAGGACGGGATAGAGACAATGTCCACAGACTGGTTCACTTGGCTATATGTGAAATTCAAAAGACTCTGATGCTAAGGCCCACATTTGAGTTGGCTTATGTTGAACTGGCTTACATGTATGCAGAAATAGGCCAACACACGAAGGCTGAGGACGCCTTTCAGAAAGTGTTGCACATGAAGAACATCAACGATCATCTGCAACAAGAGATTCATTACTGCTATGGCCATTTCCAAGAACTTCATAAGATATCTGTGGATAAAGCAATCACCCATTATTTAAAAGGTCTCAAAATAAGAAGCATCTCCCGCACCAGGGAAAAAATTCTCAGCGCCCTAGAGAAGTTAGCTAAAAGACATATTCATCAGAATGTACGTGTGGTGGAAAGTTTCAGCATCCTCGGGCTCATCCACAAATTGAAAGGGGAAGTGAGTGAGGCCCTGGTGTGTTATGAGAAGGCTCTCAGGCTGGCTGCTGACTCCAACACCATGGTCTGA